The genomic window CTCAACCCACTGGTGTGTTTGCCAGGACCCTTCGCCAGTGATGGAAGCAACGAGGCGGCCTACCTACAAAGTGGAAACCATTCAACAAACTTTGATCCTGAAAATGCGTTCAGGCAAAATTCTAGAGCTGGGAATACTCGGGCGAGCCAGGAGCTCAGGCCAAATCCAGGAGTGAATAAAGAGCAGTTGCCAGACCTCGCTCTCGTTAATCCCCTCGCTCAGGGAAATAGCCCAGAAAGCCATTTGCACTACCCCCCAGGGGCCGGGACCAGCCGAGCCCTGTCAGAAGTGGACTCTGGGGCGCTCTCCATGTTTTTCCAAGGTGGGGAAACAGAAAATGAGGAGAATCTCTCCTCTGAAAAAACAGGCGCTGCTGGTCAGTCTGACTTCGACGGCTTCTCCCCCAGCCCCGCACTTGGTCATCCTCCTGCACATGTGGGAGCAGGTGGCATTTACCAGGCCTTTCCCAAAGGTTCCAACAATGAGGCCGCGCAGCAGGGAGGACTCCCACAACCTTATTTTTCTCAGTCTGCAGGCGCCCAGCCTGACCGGCCCCCGGCAGCAAGCACCACCGCTGTGTGGGGTAGCACAGCAAGTGCAGGGGTGCACGCGGCCAGCAGCTCACAGTCTGAGAATGTGGAAGACCTAGAATTCATTCAGAATCAGGAAGTTCTGCCAAGTGAGCCCCTGAGTTTGGACCCTTCCTCCCCAAGCGATCCGGTCAGATACGGGCCCCTTCCCGGGCCAGCCGTCCCCAGGCTTGGTGGTGTGGGCCACCCTGGAGGTGGGGGTCCAAATCTCGAGGCCCCCGATTCGTCGCCGCACCCTGTGCGGTCTGATGGTGCGTCATCCGGTTACAGCAGCAGGAACCACAGGAATCTCCCGAGTGCCGCCAGGCCCCAAGACGTAGGCACTTTCATTCAGCAGGAGGTTGGAAAACCTGAAGATGAGTCTTCGGGGAGTTTTTTTAAGCAAATTGATTCTTCTCCTGTGGGAGGAGAGACAAACGAGACCACCGTGAGTCAGAATCACCACAGCAGCCTGTCCCAGCCCTCAACCCCAAGCCCCCCAAAACCCACTGGAATATTTCAGACAAGTGCAAATAGTTCCTTTGAACCAGTGAAATCCCACTTAGTTGGAGTAAAACCTGTCGAGGCCGATCGTGCCAACGTGGTGGGTGAGGTGAGAGGGGCCACTGCCCACCAGAAGCAGCACAGAGCCATTGCTGCCCCACCCGACACCTCCCCCGGCAACCTGGAGCAGCCGCCGGACAACATGGAGACCCTGTTCACACTCCAGGCCTGTTCTCCACCCTTTTCCGTACCTGTGGAGGCTGGGCACGGGCTCGTGCACACCGGGGGACTGCCCTTGGAAACTGTGCTCCTGGCAGCGGAGAAAGGGCCTTTGGCCAGAGCCCAGGGAGCTGTGAAGTGTGAGAGCCCAGTGACGACGTTGTGGGCACAGAATGAGTTGCCAGATTTTGGAGGCAATGTTCTTCTAGCCCCAGCTGCTCCTGCGTTGCACATGCCTGTGAAACCCCAGCCGTCGGAAGTGATTCAGCCTCCAGATGAGGGCGTGTCCACGCTGCAGTCCCAGCAGCCGGGCTCCGGCCTCTCTCTGCCGAGTGGGGACAGCATCTGCGCTTCTGAGAACCTTGAGAATCCTCCCAAGATGGGAGAAGAGGAGGCCCTCCCGTCACAGGCAAGTTCCGGCTATGCCAGTCTATTGTCCTCACCGCCCACTGAATCTTTGCAGAATCAACCAGTCTTGATTGCCCAGCCTGATCAAAGCTATAATTTGGCTCAGCCCATTAATTTTTCTGTGTCCTTATCTAGTCCTAATGAGAAGAATCAGCCCTGGAGAGATGCTATGGTCGGGGATAAGCCCTCGGCAAGCAGCCGGGCTGTGGGGGGAGACTCTGGAGATGGTGCTGCTGTGTCTGGGATCACGGCCGGCTCTCTCACCCGCTCGCCTCTGCCTAACAGTCTCATGCACAGTAGTTTTCCACAAGTTCCTGGTACTTCGGAAATAGTTTCTAATCAGCCTGCTAATTTGCTGGTTCAGCCACCACCTCATCCAGTTCCAAAGAATTTGCTTTCAGAAAGCCAAAAGATTGATAATGCAGAGAACGTTCTTCCCGAGTTGGTTAGTAGCCCTGCTGGAAGCGCAGGCGTGATGTTAGTGCCCCCTGCAAACGCTACCTCAGTACCTACCGGTAATAAGGCAGATTACTCCAGTCATCGGGAAGAAACTTCTGGAGCCCTAGACTTCACACTCAATAGGACTTTGGAAAATCCTCTGCGAATGTATAGCCCCTCCCATTCCGACAGCTCTGCGGGTCAGCACACCGTCAGCAGTCACCCGAGACAACCTGGGCCCGGGCCACGTAACTCAGACCATTTCTACCAACAGGTGACAAAAGACGCTCCGGACCAGCGTGGCCTAGAGAGAGCCCAGCAGGAGCCAGCACCGCCTCTTCCACAAGGGCCCAAAGCAGCGTGTTCAGAACCTTCAAACCCAGGAAGTCCACCCTTGCAGGGACAGTCCCAAAACTTGGTCCCACCACCCGCAAGCCCAGCTCCAGGTGACACAGGTCAGCCGCTGCCGGCCCGGCCACCTCGGTCCTCCAGCGCGTCAGTCGCATCCACCAGCTCGAGCCAGGCAGCCATGCAGTCGGACCAGCACTGGCCGCAGCCGCCGCCTCCAGATTTGGCATCTTACTACTATTACAGACCCCTGTACGACGGCTACCAGTCCCATTACCCCTCGCCATACCCGCTGGAGCCCGGCACAGCCCCCCTCTATTACCAGGTATGGTCAAGCTCTTGTGTGACCAGTGGTTCCTTTCTCTCGAGCCGTGCTCCTTGGCAGGCTTTTGTTGCTCAGTGCAGAAGTAAGTCGTGCCATCACTGTGCAGAGTGCCGGTTCCAGGCGCCGCTGCGTGAGGCTTGCCCTGCCCAGTGCGGCCCATCTCTTGGAGGTTTACTCTGCACACCTTTGTATTGCATTGCATGCAGTACCTGATTCATTTTTTCACATGGCATCCCCCAACTTACATGGCTGAGAAGCCACCTGCTTCCTGTCCCGCTGGTGGCTTCTCTGTAGAACTTAAGTTGTGGGTTGCACACTTCGGGAAACTGGGATAGCCTCTGGAAGCTTCGGTGTGGTTTTGATGTGAAAAATCTACCTGACGAGTAACAGGGAACTCTAGTATTTGAAGTCCCTCCTtgagaataaaaacatttagagaaaaaaggTTTGGAATGTAATCCTAGCAAAACAGCCAAGGGGGATGAAATTCCATAACCTTCTTGAGGGACACGGTGGTCCCagcagcggggtgggggtggccgcTGTGCTACGCGGAAGCCTTGCCTTTCACCGTGGCCCCAGTGCGCGAATGTTGTTTAAATTGGGTTCTGTTCAATCCTGTTACTTTGAAACCATATGGTTCAAGCGTACACATTGGAACGCTGTCTGCTTCTCATCACTTGTAGCCCCAGCCCAGCATCACCCAAAGTTAGCTGAATTCACAGGAGCATGGACCGCAAGTTTGAAAAGCACGGTCCTactgggcaggggcaggtggcCATCCTGGGGGCCTCGCAGTCAGAGGCGGCTGGGCGTGCAGGGCTGGTTGGGGTTGGGCCAGGCGGCAGCCCCCATTGACAGGAGGCTTGGGTCTCCTTCGTAGGCTTTGAGCATCTTTGGGAATGTATGCATAGTGCACAACTAAGCACTGAGACCAGTCTAGATTCTGGAAGGAGCCCCAAGGACTCCTGTTGCCACACACCGAAACTGATTTTCGATGCGCCCAGAGCCCACCGGGGCTGGCAGAGCGTGAGGGGAGCAGTGCACCTGCTTTGGGTCCTTTGTGTAGCAAAGGACCTCCCAGGAATTCCAGCCAGAGCCCAGCACACTTTTGTGGGAGCCCGCTCCCTGCTGCTCTTTGGCCTTGTCGCCACAGCCTACAGCAGTGGTCAAGAATAAGTCCGTTTGACGTGATTTCTCCTCTTCTGCCAGGTGATAGCAGAGAGTCAGGCTCGTAGACCAAAGGGCTGATTTCTGTCTCATGCCTGGATCATCTCATCTCTGCTTCGGGTTTGCACACGGCCGCTTCTTAGAGACAGAGCCGCGGCCATTCATCGGTCCATTAATGGAGCCGAAAGCCTCATGAGAGTAGAATGTGATCCTCTCTTTTGAGGTTTCCTGTAGCTTCAGGACCCACTGAGATGAAATCCTGGTTATTTTGCTTACCTGAGATGGTGTCTGAAACAGAACACAAACTTGTGGGGTCATCGCACCTCCACATTCGAGACTTCAGGGACTCGAAGCCTGGTGGAGCCCTCGAGAGTCTCCACGGCTCCGTAGGGGTTGCCTGCTGAGACATTGGCCATTTCCTGAGCAGGAGCAGGGCAGTCCCTTTGAGGAAGATCCTGCCCCCTGCCTGTGGCTGTGGATTTCAGATTGTAGGTTTTCTGTTGTGCATGAAGGAAGAAGGCCCACGTCCAGTGCTGCTCCCAGAGGGCCATCGTCAGTGCCGTGCAGAGCTAGTGCCGGCTGCTCGACATGTTGTGTCTCTACCGGTCTCTAATGTCGCACAAACCCTTCTTCCGGCAGGACGTCTATGGCCTGTACGAGCCCAGGTTCAGGCCCCACGACAGTGCGGCATCTGCCTACGCTGAGAGCTACCGCTACGCCGGCCCTGAGCGACCCAGCTCCCGAGCAAGTCACTGCTCAGACCGGCCATCTGCCAGGTGATGGGCGTCCGTGTTGCTGGCTGTGGTGGTAACTTAGTGATCTGAGAAAGACTGTGCTTGTGAAGAGTTATACCAGCCTATCCCGTGTTTGTGTTTACTCAGCACGGGCAGAGCACAGGAGCACTTTGAAACTGAACgaagccccgcccccaccccacccccgaagCCACCTTGTGCTGTCAGCCAGCGCTGGGTCAGGCCAGACCTTTGGCGGGATCCTCTTGGGGCCAGCTGCTCATCCTACGGCCGAGGCGCGTACACGGCTCTGGCATTTGGCTGACTGGGTGTTCAGGGCCCTTAGACCGTGGCAGCTTTGCCCTTGCACAGACTCTTCCCTACTACTAACCACAGAGGTGCTGGATTCTTGGGCCAGGCAGTCTTGGGCCAGAACACCTGCCACGTCCCTTTTGCAGCACTGCCCCTGTGCTAGAAGGCCCCCGCACACCCTGGTCTGCTGCTCTCTTTCGCTGACCAAGCCCGTCTCGTTCTGTGATTACAGAtgagggattctttttttaaggtttacttacttattttagagagagaacgcagagggaggggcagagggagagagaatctcaagcagaccccctgatGAGCACAAGAgtccgacgcagggcttgatctcctaaccctgagatcatgacctgagttgagatcaagagtcggacatttaaccagctgagccacccaggcgcccctggatgagGGATTTTGGAAGATCACGGGTATCATGCCTTCTGCCAACTAGGAACTGAGGCGGGTCCCAGCCCCCCACTTGGAGCCACAGGGTGTGCGGCCTGTTCCAGGGTGTGACCTTGCCTGCCTTCCAGGGCCTTCACCTGTACTCGCTCATTGTCCGCTTGGAGGAAGGACGGGTCATGGGTGTAGGTTTTGTTGCAAGAGTACATGGCTTCTTGAACTCGTAATAGAGGAGGTCTGATTGCCGATGGAGACTTTGTGCATGCGTTGCCTTTCAAAATCTTGGGGTCCTGTTGCTGGTCCTTCAAGGCTTTGATAGCTTGTCTGGAGACAAGGCTCTGTCTCTGTGAGCCTTTGCCTGTTGAGCTGGCCTCTCTGTGCATCGCTGACCTGCACGTGGCCCATACTTCTAGGAACTTTATGTAAGAAAGTTCGCAAGGGTTTAGCTCCTGTATAGCACCTAGAAGGTGAGGTTTGAAGTTAAGTGTTCTGACTCAGGGAAAGCAACGGGCAAGTGATTTCTAGAACCCCGTAAGCACGGGGGAGGGTGCAGCCAGCGCACAGCTTGCCATTCCAGTTTTCTGTCTGCTTGCCCACCTGCAAGTTAACATGGTACTTCACTCTAAGAGGCCAAAGGTGGCCCTGTGCTGTTGAAAAGTCATCCAACCAGAGGCTAGGCCGGGTCACACGGGAGTGGTTCTGTCCCGTCTTGCAGTGTTTCTGTCCTCCTGCTGTCTTCACCGCTCATTTGTGACACCTCTGGAGAACAGCCTGTTCTTCTTCCTGCCCCGCTTCGGTTGGGGGGAGGTGTGCGCTTGTGCCTGGTGTGAGCACATCCCTGCAGGGACTGCCTGTGGTGGGAACATGTCTTTCGTTTGTGTGGCTGTGTCTTTGCTGATGGATGAATGGGCCTGGTTGGTGAGGGCGGCAGGGAGGTGGCATGCTCTTGGTTCTGCCCTGTGTCAGATCATTGTTATGAGCCCACTGCTGGTGTGCTCAGGGGCCCCCACTCTGCAGATAGGTGGGGTCTAAGGGTTCTCCTCCAAAGCCCTGGGAAGGGGCCTTGTTCCTATAGCTGAGCCATGGGAGTGGGTGCTCCTCATAGGCTGCCTCTGCCCTAGGAGCTGTGCCAGCCAAGCCCCCAGGCTCAGCTGGGTGACATTCCTGAAGGGACAtgaaaaaagttatattttaaaagtcaaatattgTCTAAAACTTgttattaagaaacaaaaatgctaGTAGGTTCTTCTGAGAATCTTATTGCCTCAGgtgcacttgggtggcttagttggttaagcgtccaactcttgatttcagctcaggtcttgatctgagggttgcgagattgagccccacacagagctctGGGCTGGCCCATGGAGTCTGcctgacattctctccctctgcccctacccctcgCCCCCCATTCACTGCATGCACGCGCTCACTCTCTCACTTGCACCTCACTCTGTTGGAGGGAAAAAACAAGAATCTTACTGCCCAGAAGGTCTGACAGCTGACCTTGCTAAGTTCTGCTTTCTGTGCGCTGAGAGTCAGACTTGTAGCTTGGTCTTTGAGGCTGGTCTCCATCAGGCGCGCTTCAGGTCTCATACTGGTCACATTCAAGAGGCCGACACCAGGGGCTGAGCCAGCTGCAGTCCCACACCTGGGCGCACACCGTCACGTGTCCAAAGGACACAGCACGTGGTCTGTGTGGATGGGTTTGACAGCTCAGTGCGTTTTGCTCCTGCTAAGCGTGATACCAGAAACTCGAGAACCCGTTTGAGCCTTGCCATGCAGGACATAGTGCTGAGCACACAGAGAGCACACAGCTCGTTGATTCTGCATGGCACTTAAATAGGTACTTAAGAGatggattttaaagattttatttatttgtcagagagagaaagagcatgagcaggggagctgcaggcagagggagaagcaggcccccccgctaagcagggagcccaacgcagggctcgatcccaggaccctgggatcatgacctgaactgaaggcagacgcttcagcgactgagccacccaggcgccccaagagatgAATTTTAATTAGCTGTGTGGGAGGGGGTCCCATCATCTCCTTGTTACTGCTTCGGGTCTACTGATGAGCGTTTTTTCACGACCAGAGCATTTTGCTGAATGCTTGATGCTCTGGCAATTGTGTATATGGACTGACGTCTTGTCCTAGTCTAAGAAGTAAGTAGGTGAGTTGTTTTTAACAGTGCGGTGTGTGCTTTCAGGCAAGGGTACCCCGAAGGTTACTATAATTCCAAAAGTGGATGGAGCAGTCAGAGTGACCACTATGCAGATTATTACTCCGGCCAGTTCGACTACGGAGGTACGTTCAGGATTCTGCATGGCCAACCACTGGTGCGTCCCGGTGTGCAGCTGCGCTCTGTGATCATTTCTTAGGAGACTTTCCTGTTTGTTAGTCCTCGTATGTTTTTAATCTAAGAGCCGAAGTAGTTGAAAATAATCTGTGCCTGGAAATAATTACATTGCTATTTTTCATTAGGAAATTACGATTTAGTTCTAGTGTTAATGTGTCTTTATCACATTAGTAGTTTCCTTTGACTTTTTAGCAAAGCGTTGTGCGTAGTTCCAGAGTGGCCTTGTCCATATGTGACTActtaaattgattaaaataaataaaatggaacaccAGCTTCTGGGTCGCACCCAGTGGCCTCCTGTGGCTGGGGGCCCCCGACTTGCGTGGTGGAGACGTCAGTTGTCcccactgtgccaggtgctgccTGCTGGTCTTGACGTGCTCCTGCTGGGCAGTGCATGCCCGTCGGTGGCCCTGCCACTCCCTGCTGTCTGGTGCCGGGCAGGGTCCCAGGCCCACAGCCTCTCAGGCATCCCGGCACAGCCACCCCGTCTGCTTCTTCCCACAGGCCTCTCTCCTTTCTACGTTTGTACTGCTGTAGATGTAAATTATGCTCACACCTGCCAAAAGTGGGACTTCTAGTTTATaatgttaatgtattttttttttaatattttagttttggaatatttctttaaaactttctgGGTTATGTTAGAAGACATACGAGGGAAATTTGTAGTCACAGGATTAAGTGTTAAAAGGTCGTGACTACGAACGAAATTTTAACAAAGATGTCTTCTAGCatgttttttggttctttttaatcaCGTGTGTTGAGAGAACAGCCGGTGGCCATTAGGTGTTACACGTAATAGGCGGGACACCACCTGGTCCCTCTGCCTCACAGTTAACACTCTCCAAGGTCATGCTGATTTGTGGGAGGACAGTTTGGTTCGTCTAAGAGCCTGGAGGCATTCTTCAGTCCTGGGGCGGTGTGGTTTCTCTAGCAAGGGCCAGAGGAGTGTCTTCCCTTGCCTATAGTAATCAATCACAAATCCCCTGCTTACAGACCCAGGTCGCTGGGACCGGTACCACTATGGTTCCAGATTCAGGGATCCCCGCACCTGTGACCGGAGGTATTGGTATGATGCTGAATACGATGCatacaggaaagaaaactatGCTTATGGCGACAGGTTGGTACAGTGCACTTTAATAAGAAGGGTTGCTCGTAACCAGAGCTTCGCTCCTGCGTCTCTGGCCTCGGGTCTGTCATTTACCCGAGCTGCACTTGTGTTCGGGATCCTGGTGAGCAGCTAACACTGGGGTCACTGTCTGAAAGAGAAGGATGAACCAGGCCCTCCTGGCAGTTCCCACTTGGGCTGTTGGAGGGGAACTGGCCTCAGCACAGGCGCTGGAAGTCGGCTCCTCCTCTTCTTGGGTCTGGGAGAGGCGTGGCCGCACGCAGCATGAACTTGAAGGATGTTTCTCCAGATCTGAAGGCAGGGATTTGAACTTGGGCTTGGGATGTGGCCGCTCTTCCAAGGGTAGGCTCTGACTGGTCTGAGGGTCACGACTCTGGGGTGGTGACGACACGGTGGGGCCTCACTGTTGGGTAGCAAAAGGCCGTCGTCCTGGAGTCACCCACCCACACTCCCCTTTCCTCGCCTCTGTCCCCGCTTCCGCCAGGCCGGAGAGGTACGATGACCCCTGGAGGTACGACCCTCGCTTCACTGGCAGTTTTGATGACGACCCTGAGCCCCACAGGGACCCTTACGGGGAAGAGGTGGACAGGCGCAGCGTGCACAGCGAGcgctcagcccagagcctgcGCAGCAGCTTCAGCTCCCACTCGCATCAGGTGGgggccctctccccctcccttcccgcGTGACTGCACGCCCGAGCCCCCGCGTTTCCAGGAGTTGATTTTTCCCGTTTGCTCTATGTTTTCTCAGAGTCAGATTTACAGAAATCACAGTGTGACTGCTGTTCCCTATGAGGCCCCACACCCCCCCGGCTCCTTGCCTGGCCAGTATGCCTACGGCGCCTACGGCAGCAATTTCAGCAGTGCCCAGGGCTTCCCAGAGTACGGTTACCCTGCCGAAGCTGGCTGGCCTACTGCGGAgcgaggtgtgtgtgtgtgtgtgtgtgtttggttggGGCCCTGTGCTCTCATAGGTACAAAGGGATGTCGAGGCATACTGCTGGGGCAGCCTCCCAAGCCTGGGGTGATGGAGGGAGTGGATTTCAGCTCGCATGGGAATCAGCAATGGCCTGGCCTCATCTTCTGTGCAGAATACGGGCTGCTGTGAGTCACAGAGCTTGTCACAGCGGCTGAGAGCTGCCTGGCCTGTCCATAGTGGCCACGTCAGTGTGGCTCCAAGGACCGGCTCCCTGCCAGCTTCCTGGGTGCGGCTGCACTGTGTTCCCCAGTGCTGGCCACTTGGGTAAGCAGTTTGTGTGGGGACATTCCTAATTCCCCTTGAAAAGTTCCTGTGCGTGGACTTGTCACCTGTGCCACGTTCTCAGCTCCTCTCGGAGCTGTtccatcaaatgctttttcttagaGAAGTGCAACAGTGTGTGTCACGTCCTGTGAAAATCTCTCTGCACTTCAGGCATCCGCCGTTGTCATCCTTGTCGGTGCCCCGTGCCCGTCACTGCCAGGAGCCAGCCTCTGAAGAGAGCTGGGGACACGGATGCTCTGGTGGGGCCTCTGAGCAGCCGGCGGCCAGACGCTGCTTCCGAGTAGCCTGTGCTCAGTGCATGGGGCTGTTTTAAAGAAGTTTTGTTTTCAGAAGAGAATAGTTCTCGTTTTTAACAatcagaacattctttttttttttttttttttaaagattttatttgacagagagagacacagcgagagagggaacacaagcagggggagtgggagagggagaagcaggctccttgttgagcagggagcccgatgtggggctcgatcccaggaccctgggatcatgatgtgagccaaaggcagacgcttaacgactgagccacccaggcgcccctgaaacatTCTTCTGACACATACCtaagttctcctttttgatgggatatTTAGTAATTACTACCTTCCAGTTGAAAGCCAGGTCATCGTAACCAGTCTAACCTAGGATTCCAGCCATATGGGTACCTTGAAAATCTGTACTGTTGATCTGGtccagaagcatttttttttttatgatttttatttatttattttgagagagagacacacacacacacagcataagcagagggagagggagaagcaggctcctcgctgagccgggagcccgatgtggggctcgatcccaggaccctgggaccgtgacctgagccgaaggcagacgcccaaccatctgagccacccaggcgcccctggtccagaagcattaaaaaatgacaagctggttgtttctttctcactttatttAAATGTAGCTCCATCAAGACCAACTTCTCCTGAGAAGTTCTCAGTGCCTCATGTCTGTGCCAGGTTCGGTCCTGGGGGTCAGCTCATTAAAGTGATTCCAAATCTGCCTTCGGAAGGACAGCCTGCATTGGTTGAAATTCACAGCATGGAGGTAATTGCGTGAGTAGAAATTCTGCATCGCAGGACAGCCCTCTGAATAAGTGACCTTGGAAGATGTTTTTTTCCCATGAATCTTTAGGTCATAGGTTTTTTTATCGTGCTCGGTTGTTTCTCCCCTCAGAGGTCAGGACTTTGAGTACCTGCGTCGGGTGTTACATTAGACTTCGTTTCATTTGCATattcattttgtctttattcGCGTTTCTGGTTTAGCAGGGAGGACCCTGCTCGTGTTCATCTCATGGCTTTTGGTCACGGGTAGAGGAGCTTCGTGATCTggtggcaggtggggtggggggccctgTTCTGCGGGCTTGGCAGGCCTCTTCTGTGCATGTATTAGGGCCCTGCCTCAGTTGGAGGGGAGACGTAGAGTTTGAAAATCACGGTGGTAAAGCAGGCAGGCCGGCACTCAGTGAGGGCGTGGGGGTCCAGTGGAGCCGGCAGACGCGGGCCGGCGTGGATGTGCACCTGCTCCCCGTgagctgctctctctctgccccccccccccccccattgtgcCTCAGACCTTGCTGCAGCACATGCCGGAGCAGAAGGAGCTGCGCTCGTTCCCAGGACCACTCGGCAAGTACGTGCCCTGTCCAGCAGCCCACGACGGCCGTGCGGAGGCGGCCACTGTGCCCAGCTTCGCAGATGCAGTTGCTGCTGTCCATTGagtgtgtgttcttttttcaGAGATGACACCCATAAAGTGGATGTTATTAATTTTGCACAGAACAAAGCTACAAAATGTTTGCAGAACGAAAATTTAATTGACAAAGAGTCTGCAAGTCTCCTTTGGAGTTTCATTGTTCTCTTGTGCAGACAGAATGGGGTAGGTTTCTTGTTGGCCTCCgtctcgcccccccccccccccggcggaCTTGGGCGGGATTTCTGTGCCAAGCTGTGGGCGGCGAGCAGCGTCCCCATCCAGGGGCTCGCTCAGCAAGTGTCTTAGCGGTGATTTCAGGGAGTGGAATTCAAGGGCGTGTGGTTGGGTCTGCCTCTGTCAGCCTGTCAGGTCATCTGTGGTCTGTCCGTCCTGCTCCTGGCCAGGTCGTGAGCAGTGGCTTGTGCCCATGGGATCTTAACGTGCTCATTTGAGGAATCCTGTTGGGGGCCTCACCCATGCCGGGACGCCTGCGGTAAGTTCCGTGTGTAGTGACGcgctttcttctccttcctgcccccgCGGCCCCTGCAGACCGTGGTGGGAACAGACCTCGCGGAGCTTTTGTTACGAGACCACAAAACCGCGTGGCTTCCTGGGAAGTCACCCAACGAGGCCAACCTGATTGATTTCACTAACGAGGCCGTGGAGCAAGTGGAGGAAGAGGAGTCCGGGGAGGCCCAGCTCTCATTTCTCACTGACAGCCAGGCAGCCGGCAGCAGTGCCCTTGAAAGGGAGACCGAGAGGTTCCGGGAGCTGTTGCTATACGGCCGCAAGAAGGTGAGGCCCCGGGCGGGCCCTGGCGTGCACGGTCCTGCTCTTAGGCGCGGTGGCACCTTAGCCCGGCACCACGGGCTCGTTCGGTGAAGAACATCTGGTGTCCGGAGTGTCTGCTCCCGGTAGCAGAGCCCTCTTCCAGGGGTCGCCAGCGTCGGAGACTTGCCTGTGCTTGGCCGCACCCCTGCTGCGTATACTTCTCAGGGACAGACCCGTGCGCGGGACAGAAAGCCAGCTGTCCTCACGCAGTTAGGCGTGCGTTCACTGTCTCTTCAGCGGGGTGTGCGCTGGGTGGGTGCCAAGCCCTGCAGGCCACAGAGCGCACGTGTGCTGGGGAAGCTCCCCGGGACTGTGCAGACCCAGGGATGGCCATGCCTGCGCTCTGGCGGCTGGGCTCTCACGGGCCCAGAGTTCTTAGTACTTTGATGTCGTGATGTGTTCGGAAAGCTCGTATTTGGTAAATAAACAATCCTCGTGTGGACGTCGTAGGACGGATCGGAACTGTAGAATCTGTCAGGTTTGGTTATCGTTTCCTCTACCGTGACACATCCATCTCCTTGAAGAGGCTGTCGTCTTGACTGCTACCCCAGATGATTCTGGACGCAGGGGAGGCCGCATTAGTAAAGGCTCTGTCTGTGTTGAGATGGTGTTCATGGAGGCCTTGTGTGTCGTTCTGGAACTGGGGATGCTTGCCAGTAGCGTTGCTCATAGTGGAAGGGACAGTCCGAGGTGGCAGGACTGCTGCTCGCTCGTCCTCGTTC from Zalophus californianus isolate mZalCal1 chromosome 13, mZalCal1.pri.v2, whole genome shotgun sequence includes these protein-coding regions:
- the SEC16A gene encoding protein transport protein Sec16A isoform X6 gives rise to the protein MQPPPQAAPSGVVGPPPAGTPQSMFWSNRPYRRQANNNAPVTPITCPLQPVTDPFAFSRQALQNTSLGSSSKSSPPILQGPAPLPAFLQRTGLPVPHTNAGDTLQGPVSQPRADGSLFSSVWTPSTPSEPEVNRSAEVAPGSEPEVQTLPYPQYIPGAGVDSSHGGHPHTNVLGPDRPLSRQNPHDGATASAPSPSFPQPRQQMPGQWGPGQGGPQSSGQHYWPRPEGPVQNAVPHASSVSHFPAPSNPPQGPGHEQLNPLVCLPGPFASDGSNEAAYLQSGNHSTNFDPENAFRQNSRAGNTRASQELRPNPGVNKEQLPDLALVNPLAQGNSPESHLHYPPGAGTSRALSEVDSGALSMFFQGGETENEENLSSEKTGAAGQSDFDGFSPSPALGHPPAHVGAGGIYQAFPKGSNNEAAQQGGLPQPYFSQSAGAQPDRPPAASTTAVWGSTASAGVHAASSSQSENVEDLEFIQNQEVLPSEPLSLDPSSPSDPVRYGPLPGPAVPRLGGVGHPGGGGPNLEAPDSSPHPVRSDGASSGYSSRNHRNLPSAARPQDVGTFIQQEVGKPEDESSGSFFKQIDSSPVGGETNETTVSQNHHSSLSQPSTPSPPKPTGIFQTSANSSFEPVKSHLVGVKPVEADRANVVGEVRGATAHQKQHRAIAAPPDTSPGNLEQPPDNMETLFTLQACSPPFSVPVEAGHGLVHTGGLPLETVLLAAEKGPLARAQGAVKCESPVTTLWAQNELPDFGGNVLLAPAAPALHMPVKPQPSEVIQPPDEGVSTLQSQQPGSGLSLPSGDSICASENLENPPKMGEEEALPSQVTKDAPDQRGLERAQQEPAPPLPQGPKAACSEPSNPGSPPLQGQSQNLVPPPASPAPGDTGQPLPARPPRSSSASVASTSSSQAAMQSDQHWPQPPPPDLASYYYYRPLYDGYQSHYPSPYPLEPGTAPLYYQDVYGLYEPRFRPHDSAASAYAESYRYAGPERPSSRASHCSDRPSARQGYPEGYYNSKSGWSSQSDHYADYYSGQFDYGDPGRWDRYHYGSRFRDPRTCDRRYWYDAEYDAYRKENYAYGDRPERYDDPWRYDPRFTGSFDDDPEPHRDPYGEEVDRRSVHSERSAQSLRSSFSSHSHQSQIYRNHSVTAVPYEAPHPPGSLPGQYAYGAYGSNFSSAQGFPEYGYPAEAGWPTAERAPSRPTSPEKFSVPHVCARFGPGGQLIKVIPNLPSEGQPALVEIHSMETLLQHMPEQKELRSFPGPLGKDDTHKVDVINFAQNKATKCLQNENLIDKESASLLWSFIVLLCRQNGTVVGTDLAELLLRDHKTAWLPGKSPNEANLIDFTNEAVEQVEEEESGEAQLSFLTDSQAAGSSALERETERFRELLLYGRKKDALESAMKNALWGHALLLASKMDSRTHARVMTRFANSLPINDPLQTVYQLMSGRMPAASTCCGDEKWGDWRPHLAMVLSNLSSNVDVESRAMATMGDTLASKGLLDAAHFCYLMAQVGLGVYTKKTTKLVLIGSNHSLPFSKFATNEAIQRTEAYEYAQSLGAQTCSFPNFQVFKFIYSCRLAEMGLATQAFHYCEVIAKSILLQPHKHSPVLISQLVQIASQLRLFDPQLREKPEEEAFVEPAWLVQLQCVDKQVKEGATAWSRDGTFPQRCPSTPSSEAGQCDGPAPTQPGGPGTGNPLLAPPGPSAEHLGQGVRLLPSAPPARPDSQPALPARVPLFPVPPPPGPVELGPGCGSPGAALGFPEPSGPDPAAPYAGPALPPGAPSLQESEHTPQEARSQDPGAMAPEALGRNSLLELREEGFGGNFAHLGSSRMSQGSEGPPGWEHASSSSMQPPTAAPEVKRPAPAARREAKEPKKSSESWFSRWLPGKKRTEAYLPDDKNKSIVWDEKKNRWVDVNEPEEEKKAPPPPPTSLPKAPLAAPPGPGGPPRAAVNMFSRKAAGARARYVDVLNPGGPQRSEPALAPAEFFAPLAPLPIPAHLFGPNPDAEEAPPAEGASREGQAPAGGPANLEPASEPQAFGSSASLPGPELPPTREDSSQGGEASSDHPPAGPAPGAAVPFCSPAQFAQVSAPSGGARMGRIGQRKYPALS